In a genomic window of Littorina saxatilis isolate snail1 linkage group LG6, US_GU_Lsax_2.0, whole genome shotgun sequence:
- the LOC138968115 gene encoding histone H4, which yields MTGRGKGGKGLGKGGAKRHRKVLRDNIQGITKPAIRRLARRGGVKRISGLIYEETRGVLKVFLENVIRDAVTYTEHAKRKTVTAMDVVYALKRQGRTLYGFGG from the coding sequence ATGACTGGCCGTGGTAAAGGAGGAAAGGGTCTCGGAAAGGGGGGCGCCAAGCGTCACAGGAAAGTTTTGCGTGATAACATCCAGGGTATCACCAAGCCCGCTATCCGTCGTCTGGCTCGCCGTGGCGGTGTCAAGCGTATCTCTGGTCTCATCTACGAGGAGACTCGCGGAGTTCTCAAGGTATTCCTGGAGAACGTGATCCGTGATGCCGTCACGTACACTGAGCACGCCAAGAGGAAGACTGTGACCGCCATGGATGTGGTCTACGCCCTCAAACGCCAGGGTCGTACTCTGTACGGCTTCGGTGGTTAG